One region of Clavibacter michiganensis subsp. tessellarius genomic DNA includes:
- a CDS encoding nitroreductase family protein translates to MTLTESTTPASTARTADTVVPIVRELDARWSPRSFDKDATVSDAQLDALLEAARWAPSGSNQQPRRFIVARRGTHSFDTIVDSLVGFNAAWAVNASALVVAIAETSTVEGEKRPYAAYDLGQAVAHLSVQAQAEGLHTHQMAGVEFDKLSAAFDLPENLQPLTVTAVGTVAPADALEGPLAERETAPRTRLPLSELVLVRE, encoded by the coding sequence ATGACCCTCACCGAGAGCACCACCCCCGCATCCACCGCCCGCACCGCCGACACCGTCGTGCCGATCGTGCGCGAGCTCGACGCCCGCTGGAGCCCGCGCTCCTTCGACAAGGACGCCACCGTCTCCGACGCGCAGCTCGACGCCCTCCTCGAGGCCGCGCGCTGGGCTCCGTCCGGCAGCAACCAGCAGCCGCGCCGCTTCATCGTCGCCCGCCGCGGCACCCACTCCTTCGACACGATCGTCGACTCCCTGGTCGGATTCAACGCCGCGTGGGCCGTGAACGCCTCCGCGCTCGTCGTCGCGATCGCCGAGACCTCGACGGTCGAGGGCGAGAAGCGCCCCTACGCCGCGTACGACCTCGGCCAGGCCGTCGCCCACCTCTCCGTGCAGGCGCAGGCCGAGGGCCTCCACACGCACCAGATGGCCGGCGTCGAGTTCGACAAGCTCAGCGCCGCGTTCGACCTGCCCGAGAACCTGCAGCCGCTCACCGTCACGGCCGTCGGCACCGTCGCGCCGGCCGACGCGCTCGAGGGCCCGCTCGCCGAGCGCGAGACCGCGCCGCGCACGCGCCTGCCGCTGTCCGAGCTGGTGCTCGTCCGCGAGTAG
- a CDS encoding DUF1266 domain-containing protein encodes MTLQNHPGEVEFPVRARLRHARMLDAQRLRPGGGKGTRALLVTALALPFGAAGVALGILVATSGEPEGGPAMPIVLFALGMGVGLLVASLVFQQIDARAPRRDQLDYVAQARIRPVLLEEQQLLALDAVSDFSFGGWNSSLAFQPTWAEMPAELRAEHADGATGHEWAGLPMAPLAQHRAALDTQFRIASRDDIELFVADALTQGPQSARFAEVAASDEAERMVSRMAALTGRSEFEIIDLTRAHGGRPPVLLLAGDSERTIGAIRYAYVAGYLPADDAWALIRQIGARVVATYAGWDAYWADVSLALAFRTDSLDAVMSQRRVRDALLSSAWPAATVPWPGVTAQTPRS; translated from the coding sequence GTGACGCTGCAGAACCACCCCGGCGAGGTCGAGTTCCCCGTGCGCGCCCGGCTGCGCCACGCCCGGATGCTCGACGCCCAGCGGTTGCGGCCCGGCGGCGGCAAGGGGACGCGCGCGCTGCTCGTCACCGCCCTGGCGCTGCCGTTCGGAGCGGCCGGCGTGGCGCTCGGGATCCTCGTGGCGACGTCCGGCGAGCCGGAGGGCGGCCCGGCCATGCCCATCGTGCTGTTCGCGCTCGGGATGGGCGTGGGCCTGCTCGTCGCGTCGCTCGTCTTCCAGCAGATCGACGCGCGGGCTCCTCGGCGGGATCAGCTCGACTACGTGGCCCAGGCGCGGATCCGGCCGGTGCTCCTCGAGGAGCAGCAGCTGCTCGCGCTGGACGCCGTGAGCGACTTCTCGTTCGGCGGCTGGAACTCGTCGCTCGCGTTCCAGCCCACGTGGGCCGAGATGCCCGCGGAGCTGCGTGCGGAGCACGCCGACGGCGCGACCGGGCACGAGTGGGCGGGCCTCCCGATGGCGCCCCTCGCGCAGCACCGCGCCGCCCTCGACACGCAGTTCCGCATCGCGTCGCGCGACGACATCGAGCTGTTCGTGGCGGATGCGCTGACCCAGGGGCCGCAGTCGGCGCGCTTCGCGGAGGTGGCCGCGTCCGACGAGGCGGAGCGCATGGTGTCGCGGATGGCGGCGCTCACCGGGCGGAGCGAGTTCGAGATCATCGACCTGACCAGGGCGCACGGCGGCCGGCCTCCCGTGCTCCTGCTCGCTGGCGACAGCGAGCGCACGATCGGCGCGATCCGCTACGCCTACGTCGCCGGATACCTGCCCGCGGACGACGCATGGGCGCTGATCCGGCAGATCGGCGCGCGGGTCGTCGCGACCTACGCCGGCTGGGACGCGTACTGGGCGGACGTGTCGCTCGCGCTCGCCTTCCGCACCGACAGCCTCGACGCGGTGATGTCGCAGCGGCGGGTGCGGGACGCGCTCTTGTCGTCCGCATGGCCGGCGGCGACGGTGCCGTGGCCGGGGGTTACGGCACAGACGCCGCGGAGCTGA
- a CDS encoding GlsB/YeaQ/YmgE family stress response membrane protein codes for MLGLIISLIVVGLIAGFIARAVVPGRQNLSIPMTILLGIIGSFVGGFLGFLLFQHDAMEGFFQPAGIIGSIIGAIIVLLVYVKVGGRKSVRR; via the coding sequence ATGCTCGGACTCATCATCAGCCTCATCGTCGTCGGACTCATCGCGGGCTTCATCGCCCGCGCGGTCGTCCCCGGACGCCAGAACCTGTCGATCCCCATGACGATCCTGCTCGGGATCATCGGCTCGTTCGTCGGCGGCTTCCTCGGCTTCCTGCTCTTCCAGCACGACGCCATGGAGGGCTTCTTCCAGCCCGCCGGCATCATCGGCTCGATCATCGGCGCCATCATCGTGCTGCTCGTCTACGTGAAGGTCGGCGGCCGCAAGTCCGTTCGCCGCTGA
- a CDS encoding sugar phosphate isomerase/epimerase family protein, whose product MTRRTDAVGPTDKAVHAWSLDGTLGHPRVPGPDGSGAVTRAAGALDLLDLPAELARRGYRAVQLAHFQLPTRDASYLEELRASLESSGIVLDAFLVDDGDLTHPTDADLHERWISGLLDDALTLGAHHARVGAGRSAPTPELIASSARRMSRLADDHPGVQVVVENWREMMPDADAVLALLADAGDIRVLIDLGNWTMPDKHEQLARIAPHAVTCHAKAHRHDDGRLDDVDYARSLRVLQDAGFAGALAMVDESSRPDGSDEWDGLEQEFEVVRRVFG is encoded by the coding sequence ATGACGCGCCGGACGGACGCCGTCGGCCCGACCGACAAGGCCGTCCACGCCTGGTCCCTGGACGGGACGCTCGGGCATCCGCGGGTCCCGGGCCCGGACGGATCCGGCGCCGTCACCCGCGCCGCCGGCGCCCTCGACCTCCTCGACCTGCCCGCCGAGCTGGCCCGCCGCGGCTACCGGGCCGTGCAGCTCGCCCACTTCCAGCTGCCCACGCGCGACGCCTCCTACCTGGAGGAGCTGCGGGCCTCGCTCGAGTCGTCGGGCATCGTGCTCGACGCGTTCCTCGTCGACGACGGCGACCTCACCCACCCCACCGACGCCGACCTGCACGAGCGGTGGATCTCCGGCCTCCTCGACGACGCCCTCACCCTCGGCGCGCACCACGCCCGCGTCGGCGCCGGCCGCAGCGCGCCCACCCCGGAGCTGATCGCCTCCAGCGCCCGGCGCATGTCGCGGCTCGCCGACGACCACCCGGGCGTGCAGGTGGTCGTCGAGAACTGGCGCGAGATGATGCCCGACGCGGACGCCGTGCTCGCCCTCCTGGCCGATGCCGGCGACATCCGCGTGCTCATCGACCTCGGCAACTGGACGATGCCCGACAAGCACGAGCAGCTCGCCCGCATCGCCCCGCACGCGGTCACCTGCCATGCCAAGGCCCACCGCCACGACGACGGCCGCCTCGACGACGTCGACTACGCCCGCTCCCTCCGCGTGCTCCAGGACGCCGGCTTCGCGGGCGCGCTCGCGATGGTGGACGAGTCGAGCCGGCCCGACGGATCCGACGAGTGGGACGGCCTGGAGCAGGAGTTCGAGGTGGTGCGGCGGGTGTTCGGGTGA
- a CDS encoding ABC transporter ATP-binding protein: MSMEGVAWSSLYKISSARDGSRGISRESVKRILTFAVPYRAKLLVFIGLSVVGAFLAVATPVLAGQVVDVIVARGEVGTIIRLAVVIALVAVADAGVSLVTRWFSARIGEGVILDLRTAVFDHVQRMPIAFFTRTRTGALVSRLNNDVIGAQQAFSGTLSGVVTNLVALILTLAVMLSTSWLVTVLAVIMLPVFLVPARRMGGRLAALRREAADHNSAMSTQMTERFSAPGATLVKLFGRPGEESAEFRVRAARVRDIGVRTAMLQFVFVTALMLVSALALALVYGLGGFLALSDQLDTGEVVTLALLLTRLYAPLTSLANARVEIMSAVVSFERVFEVLDLEPLIQEKPDAGSVPAGPVSVEFDDVRFAYPSADKVSLASLEEVSTLDTRGGEEVLHGVSFRIEAGQTVALVGTSGAGKSTIAQLLSRLYDVDSGAVRLAGTDVRDVTFASMRHTLGMVTQDGHLFHETILSNLRLARPEATDEEVWDAVRRARLEPLVRSLPDQLDTMVGERGYRLSGGERQRMTIARLLLAQPRVVILDEATAALDSTSEAAVQAALSEALEGRTALVIAHRLSTIRSADMILVVEDGAIVERGTHDELLAAAGRYEELHRTQFAVRKTVAADVDAVADEGAAADDGVALAEPGR; encoded by the coding sequence ATGAGCATGGAAGGCGTCGCCTGGAGCTCGCTCTACAAGATCTCGAGCGCGCGGGACGGGTCGCGCGGCATCTCCCGCGAGTCCGTGAAGCGGATCCTGACGTTCGCGGTGCCGTACCGGGCGAAGCTGCTCGTCTTCATCGGGCTGTCCGTCGTCGGCGCGTTCCTCGCGGTCGCGACGCCGGTGCTCGCGGGCCAGGTGGTCGACGTGATCGTGGCCCGCGGCGAGGTGGGCACGATCATCCGGCTCGCCGTCGTCATCGCCCTCGTGGCCGTGGCCGACGCCGGCGTCTCGCTCGTCACCCGCTGGTTCTCGGCGCGCATCGGCGAGGGCGTGATCCTCGACCTCCGCACCGCCGTGTTCGACCACGTGCAGAGGATGCCCATCGCGTTCTTCACCCGCACGCGCACGGGCGCCCTCGTGAGCCGCCTCAACAACGACGTGATCGGCGCGCAGCAGGCCTTCAGCGGCACCCTCTCCGGCGTGGTCACGAACCTCGTGGCGCTGATCCTCACCCTGGCCGTCATGCTCAGCACGTCGTGGCTCGTGACCGTGCTCGCGGTGATCATGCTCCCCGTCTTCCTCGTGCCCGCGCGCCGCATGGGCGGTCGCCTCGCTGCGCTCCGCCGCGAGGCCGCCGACCACAACTCCGCCATGAGCACGCAGATGACCGAGCGCTTCTCGGCGCCCGGCGCCACCCTCGTGAAGCTGTTCGGCCGGCCCGGCGAGGAGTCCGCGGAGTTCCGCGTGCGCGCCGCCCGCGTCCGCGACATCGGCGTGCGCACCGCGATGCTCCAGTTCGTCTTCGTCACCGCGCTGATGCTCGTCTCCGCGCTCGCCCTCGCGCTCGTCTACGGGCTCGGCGGCTTCCTCGCGCTGTCCGACCAGCTCGACACCGGCGAGGTCGTCACGCTCGCGCTCCTCCTCACGCGCCTCTACGCGCCGCTGACCAGCCTGGCGAACGCGCGGGTCGAGATCATGAGCGCGGTCGTCAGCTTCGAGCGCGTCTTCGAGGTGCTCGACCTCGAGCCGCTCATCCAGGAGAAGCCGGACGCCGGCAGCGTGCCCGCGGGTCCCGTGTCCGTCGAGTTCGACGACGTGCGGTTCGCCTACCCGTCCGCCGACAAGGTGTCGCTGGCCTCCCTCGAGGAGGTCTCCACGCTCGACACCCGCGGCGGCGAGGAGGTGTTGCACGGCGTGTCCTTCCGGATCGAGGCGGGGCAGACCGTGGCGCTCGTCGGCACGTCCGGCGCCGGCAAGTCGACCATCGCGCAGCTGCTCTCGCGCCTCTACGACGTCGACAGCGGCGCCGTGCGCCTCGCGGGGACGGACGTGCGCGACGTGACCTTCGCCTCCATGCGGCACACCCTCGGCATGGTGACGCAGGACGGCCACCTGTTCCACGAGACGATCCTGTCCAACCTGCGCCTGGCCCGGCCCGAGGCGACCGACGAGGAGGTGTGGGACGCCGTGCGTCGCGCCCGGCTCGAGCCGCTCGTCCGCTCCCTGCCCGACCAGCTCGACACCATGGTGGGGGAGCGCGGCTACCGGCTCTCCGGCGGCGAGCGCCAGCGCATGACCATCGCGCGGCTGCTGCTCGCGCAGCCGCGCGTCGTCATCCTCGACGAGGCGACGGCCGCGCTCGACTCGACCTCCGAGGCCGCGGTGCAGGCCGCGCTGAGCGAGGCGCTCGAGGGGCGGACGGCCCTCGTCATCGCCCACCGCCTCTCCACCATCCGCAGCGCCGACATGATCCTCGTGGTCGAGGACGGTGCCATCGTCGAGCGCGGCACGCACGACGAGCTGCTGGCCGCCGCGGGCCGGTACGAGGAGCTGCACCGGACGCAGTTCGCGGTGCGGAAGACGGTGGCGGCGGACGTGGACGCGGTGGCGGACGAGGGCGCGGCGGCGGACGACGGCGTGGCGCTCGCCGAGCCCGGCCGCTGA
- a CDS encoding antitoxin VbhA family protein, with protein sequence MSHAENAAAAEDARVREHLAFADAALALAGHEVTDPVLRTILERAARQEITGDEAIAEIRRHIQGDVPSSNVASGDGDLPR encoded by the coding sequence ATGTCGCACGCAGAGAACGCCGCCGCCGCCGAGGACGCACGAGTCCGCGAGCATCTCGCATTCGCCGACGCCGCGCTCGCGCTGGCCGGGCACGAGGTGACCGATCCGGTGCTCCGCACCATCCTCGAGCGTGCCGCGCGGCAGGAGATCACCGGGGACGAGGCCATCGCGGAAATCCGTCGGCACATCCAGGGCGATGTTCCGTCGTCGAACGTCGCTTCGGGTGACGGGGACCTGCCGAGATGA
- a CDS encoding S66 family peptidase has translation MIPSTSSRFRKSVPKAKAGDRVAVLSPAFAAPGIAPEVHEQAMRRLQEATGLIPVEYRTTRRLGASARDRAADITAAFADDSIRAIVSTIGGDDQVTVVPHVDIEELARNPKPFLGYSDNTNLHNLLAGLGIPSFYGGSTQVHLGAGPAIDDVHLRSLRAALIEGGELEITEPGESEDFGIDWTDPRALTEHGERHATEPWKWAGPAKTVEGPTWGGCIEVIDQIAMADRMPEVAKLEGGILLLETSEEVPSADSVRRWVRGLGERGILDVVAGVLVARPPTILMGAPVPSAEERARLRAEQRDTVIEQVARYNPRAVVCVGVPFGHTRPQWILPHGGTVRLDGAAKTVFADYS, from the coding sequence ATGATCCCCTCCACCTCCTCCCGCTTCCGCAAGTCCGTGCCCAAGGCGAAGGCGGGAGACCGGGTGGCGGTGCTGAGCCCCGCATTCGCGGCCCCCGGGATCGCGCCCGAGGTGCACGAGCAGGCGATGCGGCGGCTGCAGGAGGCGACCGGGCTGATCCCCGTCGAGTACCGGACCACCCGGCGGCTCGGCGCCAGCGCCCGCGACCGCGCCGCCGACATCACGGCCGCGTTCGCCGACGACTCCATCCGCGCCATCGTCTCGACCATCGGCGGGGACGACCAGGTCACCGTGGTGCCGCACGTCGACATCGAGGAGCTGGCCCGGAACCCCAAGCCGTTCCTCGGCTACAGCGACAACACGAACCTGCACAACCTGCTCGCGGGGCTCGGCATCCCGAGCTTCTACGGCGGATCCACCCAGGTGCACCTGGGCGCCGGGCCCGCCATCGACGACGTGCACCTGCGCTCGCTGCGGGCCGCGCTGATCGAGGGCGGCGAGCTCGAGATCACCGAGCCCGGGGAGTCGGAGGACTTCGGGATCGACTGGACGGATCCTCGCGCCCTCACCGAGCACGGCGAGCGCCACGCGACGGAACCGTGGAAGTGGGCCGGCCCGGCGAAGACGGTGGAGGGGCCGACGTGGGGCGGCTGCATCGAGGTGATCGACCAGATCGCCATGGCCGACCGCATGCCCGAGGTCGCGAAGCTCGAGGGCGGGATCCTGCTGCTCGAGACGAGCGAGGAGGTGCCGTCGGCCGACAGCGTGCGCCGCTGGGTGCGCGGGCTCGGCGAGCGCGGGATCCTCGACGTCGTGGCGGGCGTGCTCGTCGCCCGGCCGCCGACCATCCTGATGGGCGCGCCGGTGCCGTCGGCCGAGGAGCGCGCGCGGCTGCGGGCCGAGCAGCGCGACACGGTCATCGAGCAGGTCGCCCGGTACAACCCGCGCGCGGTCGTGTGCGTGGGCGTGCCGTTCGGGCACACGCGGCCGCAGTGGATCCTGCCCCACGGCGGCACGGTGCGACTCGACGGGGCGGCGAAGACGGTGTTCGCGGACTACAGCTGA
- a CDS encoding Gfo/Idh/MocA family protein, with protein sequence MSAAKGPAASASSGPRVRVIHVGLGGWGGDWARNAVPRVAEVEVVAIVDPSEPTREKVRAILGLPAEAAFASLADALAAVEADAVIVTAPAVTHAPLALEALEAGKHVIVEKPFANSTAEAAAVVRRGEELGLIVQVSQNYRWYPAPRRVRELLAADALGEVATIEIDFRQWDNDEPDDYPHYRFPQPIINDMAIHHFDLIRMITGREAVRVFARTSRPSFSHYRDPAVASMVIELEGGLIVDYRGSWLHRGPATPWAGEWRISGADGELTFTSRGEGVSADRVGIRDADGAERELDLETLPLKGRAAGLRAFALSILGGPPPETSGRDNLGSLALMEAAGRSAESGQVEDVRDPLAG encoded by the coding sequence ATGAGCGCCGCGAAGGGGCCCGCCGCCTCCGCCTCCTCCGGCCCGCGCGTCCGCGTGATCCACGTCGGCCTCGGCGGCTGGGGCGGCGACTGGGCGCGCAACGCCGTGCCCCGGGTCGCCGAGGTCGAGGTCGTCGCGATCGTGGATCCGAGCGAGCCCACCCGCGAGAAGGTGCGCGCGATCCTCGGCCTGCCCGCGGAGGCCGCGTTCGCGTCGCTCGCCGACGCGCTCGCCGCGGTGGAGGCGGACGCCGTCATCGTCACCGCGCCGGCCGTCACGCACGCGCCCCTCGCGCTGGAGGCGCTGGAGGCCGGCAAGCACGTGATCGTCGAGAAGCCGTTCGCGAACTCCACCGCGGAGGCCGCCGCCGTGGTCCGCCGGGGCGAGGAGCTGGGCCTCATCGTGCAGGTCAGCCAGAACTACCGCTGGTACCCGGCGCCGCGGCGCGTGCGCGAGCTGCTCGCGGCCGACGCGCTGGGCGAGGTCGCGACCATCGAGATCGACTTCCGCCAGTGGGACAACGACGAGCCCGACGACTACCCGCACTACCGGTTCCCGCAGCCGATCATCAACGACATGGCGATCCACCACTTCGACCTGATCCGCATGATCACGGGCCGCGAGGCCGTGCGCGTGTTCGCCCGCACCAGCCGCCCGTCGTTCAGCCACTACCGCGACCCCGCGGTCGCCTCCATGGTCATCGAGCTGGAGGGCGGCCTGATCGTCGACTACCGCGGCAGCTGGCTGCACCGCGGACCCGCGACGCCGTGGGCCGGCGAGTGGCGCATCTCCGGCGCCGACGGCGAGCTGACGTTCACGAGCCGCGGCGAGGGCGTCTCGGCCGACCGGGTCGGGATCCGCGACGCCGACGGCGCCGAGCGCGAGCTCGACCTCGAGACGCTGCCGCTGAAGGGCCGCGCCGCGGGCCTCCGCGCCTTCGCCCTCTCGATCCTCGGCGGCCCGCCGCCGGAGACGAGCGGCCGCGACAACCTCGGCAGCCTCGCGCTGATGGAGGCCGCGGGCCGCTCCGCGGAGTCCGGCCAGGTGGAGGACGTGCGCGACCCGCTCGCCGGCTAG
- a CDS encoding ThuA domain-containing protein, whose amino-acid sequence MDIVVWNENVHESRGDATVLSHYPDGIHAVVADGLRELLGDDASVSTATLQDPEHGLTEERLAATDVLYWWGHVAHGEVSDEVVERVIRHVHAGMGLVVLHSGHYSKVFTRLMGTTCSLKWRNDGERELVWTIAPQHPIAEGIPHPIVIDRQEMYGEQFDIPRPDEEVFLSTFAGGEVFRSGVAYHRGRGRVFYFSPGDQEYPVYHHPDIRRVLANAARWVAPTQGRADLTADQHPRDWFLAR is encoded by the coding sequence ATGGACATCGTCGTCTGGAACGAGAACGTGCACGAGAGCCGGGGGGACGCGACCGTCCTGTCGCACTACCCGGACGGGATCCACGCCGTCGTCGCCGATGGCCTCCGCGAGCTGCTCGGCGACGACGCGTCCGTGAGCACCGCGACGCTGCAGGATCCGGAGCACGGCCTCACCGAGGAGCGCCTCGCCGCCACCGACGTCCTGTACTGGTGGGGCCACGTCGCCCACGGCGAGGTGTCCGACGAGGTCGTCGAGCGGGTGATCCGCCACGTCCACGCCGGCATGGGCCTCGTCGTCCTGCATTCCGGCCACTACTCCAAGGTCTTCACGCGCCTCATGGGCACGACGTGCTCGCTGAAGTGGCGCAACGACGGCGAGCGCGAGCTCGTCTGGACCATCGCGCCGCAGCACCCGATCGCGGAGGGGATCCCGCATCCGATCGTCATCGACCGGCAGGAGATGTACGGCGAGCAGTTCGACATCCCGCGCCCCGACGAGGAGGTGTTCCTCTCCACCTTCGCCGGCGGCGAGGTCTTCCGCTCGGGCGTCGCGTACCACCGCGGCCGCGGCCGGGTCTTCTACTTCTCGCCGGGCGACCAGGAGTACCCCGTGTACCACCACCCCGACATCCGCCGCGTGCTCGCGAACGCCGCCCGCTGGGTCGCGCCCACCCAGGGCCGCGCCGACCTCACGGCCGACCAGCACCCGCGCGACTGGTTCCTCGCCCGATGA
- a CDS encoding glycosyltransferase family 9 protein — MQTPGASAAPDAVTASADRPAEILVLRAIKLGDILVAVPALRAIRRAHPDARISLATTGWLAPVVRLLGMVDEHLPQQGFDHPIAREPGTVDLAINLHGAGIESRTLLHELRAHRTLGHAAPELDGMPAADGPAWEDHVLERYRWARLVSWHGMPADPDDVGILVPAEPPVAEHAVVIHVGAAYGSRQWPVDRFAEVARALADEGRTVVFTGSDKERERALEVAALAGMPTSTVLAGELALDAFAGIIAAADLVISADTGAAHLATAYGIPSVVIFGPAPPEEWGPPASGPHIVLTDASQRLGDTFSAIPDPALLAITPAHVLEAARSLDGHRVIRPLTGEPRD; from the coding sequence ATGCAGACCCCCGGCGCCAGTGCCGCTCCCGACGCCGTGACCGCATCCGCCGACCGCCCCGCCGAGATCCTCGTCCTCCGCGCCATCAAGCTCGGCGACATCCTCGTGGCCGTCCCCGCGCTCCGCGCCATCCGCCGCGCGCACCCCGACGCCCGCATCTCGCTCGCCACCACCGGCTGGCTCGCGCCGGTCGTCCGGCTCCTCGGCATGGTCGACGAGCACCTCCCGCAGCAGGGCTTCGACCACCCGATCGCGCGCGAGCCCGGCACGGTCGACCTCGCGATCAACCTGCACGGCGCCGGCATCGAGAGCCGCACCCTCCTCCACGAGCTGCGCGCGCACCGCACCCTCGGCCACGCCGCTCCCGAGCTCGACGGGATGCCCGCCGCCGACGGCCCCGCCTGGGAGGACCACGTCCTCGAGCGCTACCGCTGGGCCCGGCTCGTGTCCTGGCACGGCATGCCCGCGGATCCGGACGACGTCGGCATCCTCGTCCCCGCCGAGCCGCCCGTCGCGGAGCACGCCGTCGTGATCCACGTGGGCGCCGCCTACGGATCCCGCCAGTGGCCCGTCGACCGCTTCGCCGAGGTCGCCCGCGCGCTCGCCGACGAGGGCCGCACGGTCGTCTTCACCGGATCCGACAAGGAGCGCGAGCGCGCCCTCGAGGTCGCCGCCCTGGCCGGCATGCCCACCTCGACGGTGCTCGCGGGCGAGCTGGCCCTCGATGCCTTCGCCGGCATCATCGCGGCCGCCGACCTCGTGATCTCCGCCGACACCGGCGCCGCCCACCTCGCGACCGCCTACGGCATCCCCTCGGTCGTGATCTTCGGCCCGGCCCCGCCCGAGGAGTGGGGCCCGCCCGCGTCCGGCCCGCACATCGTGCTGACCGACGCGTCCCAGCGCCTCGGCGACACGTTCTCCGCGATCCCGGATCCGGCGCTCCTCGCGATCACGCCGGCCCACGTCCTCGAGGCGGCCCGCTCCCTCGACGGCCACCGCGTGATCCGCCCGCTCACGGGCGAGCCGCGCGACTGA
- a CDS encoding DedA family protein has protein sequence MSAITAVTPGEIHPSEGYDGFVGWVLSLIETLGEVGVGLAVLIETFVPPIPSEAILPVAGFLSYEGRMSAWGAWAAATIGALVGALIWYAIGAALGRDRTCRLVGRIPLLDHADFDKAEAFFVRWGGTAVLLGRCVPLVRSFISIPAGIERMPLARFSLYTVLGSGAWNGIWVGLGFAFGPAIRPVLEEWSGLISYAAVGVIALLVLWFVVSRLIRRVRTA, from the coding sequence ATGAGCGCCATCACCGCAGTGACCCCCGGCGAGATCCATCCGAGCGAGGGGTACGACGGCTTCGTCGGCTGGGTCCTCTCCCTCATCGAGACGCTGGGGGAGGTGGGCGTGGGCCTCGCCGTGCTGATCGAGACGTTCGTGCCGCCGATCCCGTCCGAGGCGATCCTCCCCGTCGCCGGATTCCTCTCCTACGAGGGCCGCATGAGCGCGTGGGGCGCCTGGGCCGCGGCCACCATCGGCGCGCTCGTGGGCGCGCTCATCTGGTACGCGATCGGCGCCGCGCTCGGCCGCGATCGCACCTGCCGCCTCGTCGGCCGGATCCCGCTGCTCGACCACGCCGACTTCGACAAGGCCGAGGCCTTCTTCGTGCGGTGGGGCGGCACCGCCGTGCTGCTCGGCCGGTGCGTGCCGCTCGTGCGCTCCTTCATCTCCATCCCGGCGGGCATCGAGCGCATGCCGCTCGCGCGGTTCTCGCTCTACACGGTCCTCGGATCCGGCGCCTGGAACGGCATCTGGGTGGGCCTCGGCTTCGCGTTCGGCCCGGCGATCCGCCCGGTGCTCGAGGAGTGGAGCGGGCTGATCTCGTACGCGGCCGTCGGCGTCATCGCGCTGCTGGTGCTGTGGTTCGTGGTGTCGCGGCTGATCCGGCGGGTGCGGACGGCCTGA
- a CDS encoding response regulator transcription factor, whose protein sequence is MPATRTRPVTIALVDDYDVVLTGLAHMFDDYRDRVLVAEIDANAALSDDIDIVLYDSFAQPESDHHEIAELVRNPRARRVVVYTWNFQPELIADARRQGVQGYLSKALPARELVEALERIHAGEELFNDAPLRAASAPSLDWPGKREGITDRESEILALITQGKSNQEVAALTYLSPNTVKSYIRSIYRKIQVQSRTQAVIWGVGHGFSPDHHRIDHWLGGP, encoded by the coding sequence ATGCCCGCCACCCGCACCCGCCCCGTCACGATCGCGCTCGTCGACGACTACGACGTGGTGCTGACGGGCCTCGCCCACATGTTCGACGACTACCGCGACCGCGTGCTGGTCGCCGAGATCGACGCGAACGCGGCCCTCTCCGACGACATCGACATCGTGCTCTACGACTCGTTCGCGCAGCCGGAGTCCGACCACCACGAGATCGCCGAGCTGGTGCGGAACCCGCGGGCCCGCCGCGTGGTCGTCTACACCTGGAACTTCCAGCCCGAGCTGATCGCCGACGCCCGCCGGCAGGGCGTGCAGGGCTACCTCTCCAAGGCGCTGCCGGCGCGGGAGCTCGTGGAGGCGCTCGAGCGGATCCACGCGGGCGAGGAGCTCTTCAACGACGCGCCGCTGCGGGCCGCGAGCGCGCCGTCGCTCGACTGGCCGGGCAAGCGCGAGGGGATCACGGACCGCGAGTCGGAGATCCTCGCGCTCATCACGCAGGGCAAGAGCAACCAGGAGGTCGCGGCGCTCACGTACCTCTCCCCCAACACGGTGAAGAGCTACATCCGCTCGATCTACCGGAAGATCCAGGTGCAGAGCCGCACCCAGGCGGTCATCTGGGGCGTGGGGCACGGGTTCAGCCCGGACCACCATCGGATCGACCATTGGTTGGGTGGGCCGTAG